From the Manis pentadactyla isolate mManPen7 chromosome 7, mManPen7.hap1, whole genome shotgun sequence genome, one window contains:
- the KLKB1 gene encoding plasma kallikrein isoform X1, which yields MILLRQAASFICLFATVSCGCLTQLYENTFFRGGDVTAMFTPNAQYCRMMCTFHPRCLLFSFLLANSTNDTDKRFGCFLKDSVTGTLPRMSRTNAISGHSLKQCGQQISVCHQDIHEGIDMRGVNFNVSRVKSAEECQDRCTHHIRCQFFTYATQTFHNAEYRNKCLLKYSLQGTPTSIKVVADVASGFSLRPCARSNCGCHRDIFQHLAFSDVDVARVITPDAFVCRTICTYRPDCLFFTFYTNARSPESQRNVCVLKTSQSGTPSAPTPQENAVSGHSLLTCKQTLPEPCHSKVYSGVAFEGEELNVTFVKGVNVCQETCTKMIRCQFFTYSLLPEDCRGDKCKCSLRLSLDGAPTRITYGTRASSGYSLRLCKGQDDSVCPKSDTRIVGGTHSSLREWPWQVSLQVKLKEQSHVCGGAIIRRQWVLTAAHCFDGLPTLDVWRVYGGILNLSEITNETHFSQIKEIIIHQNYKLSGTGHDIALLKLEHPLNYTEFQKAICLPSKDDTNRIYTDCWVTGWGFTEEKGTIQNTLQKANIPLVTNEECQRSYRDYEITKQMICAGYKEGGKDACKGDSGGPFVCKHNKMWHLVGITSWGEGCARREQPGVYTKVAEYMDWILEKIRDGDD from the exons GATGCCTGACTCAACTGTATGAAAATACCTTCTTCAGAGGGGGAGATGTAACCGCCATGTTTACCCCAAACGCCCAGTACTGTAGGATGATGTGCACCTTCCACCCTAGGTGTTTGCTATTTAGTTTTCTTCTGGCAAATTCAACTAATGACACAGACAAAAG GTTTGGTTGCTTCTTGAAAGACAGTGTTACAGGAACCCTGCCAAGAATGTCACGGACAAATGCAATTTCTGGACATTCCTTAAAACAATGTGGCCAGCAAATAAGTG tttgcCACCAAGACATTCATGAAGGAATTGATATGAGAGGAGTCAATTTTAATGTATCTAGGGTTAAAAGTGCTGAAGAATGCCAGGACAGATGCACCCATCACATTCGCTGCCAGTTTTTCACATATGCTACACAAACATTTCACAATGCGGAGTACCG GAACAAGTGCCTATTAAAGTACAGTCTGCAAGGAACACCCACCAGTATAAAGGTGGTGGCTGACGTGGCATCTGGATTCTCTCTGAGGCCCTGTGCACGCTCAAATTGTG GTTGCCACAGGGACATTTTCCAACATCTCGCCTTTTCCGACGTGGACGTTGCCAGAGTCATCACTCCAGATGCATTTGTGTGTCGAACCATTTGCACCTATCGCCCCGACTGCCTCTTCTTTACTTTCTACACAAATGCACGGAGCCCCGAGTCACAGCG AAATGTTTGTGTCCTTAAGACCTCCCAAAGCGGGACACCGAGTGCCCCCACTCCTCAGGAAAACGCCGTATCTGGACATAGCCTCTTAACGTGCAAACAAACTTTGCCTG AGCCCTGCCACTCCAAAGTTTACTCAGGAGTTGCTTTTGAAGGGGAAGAACTGAATGTGACCTTCGTTAAAGGAGTGAATGTTTGCCAGGAGACTTGTACAAAGATGATCCGCTGTCAGTTCTTTACTTATTCTTTACTCCCAGAAGACTGTAGAGGAGACAA GTGTAAGTGCTCCTTAAGATTATCTTTGGATGGTGCCCCAACTAGGATTACTTATGGGACACGAGCGAGCTCTGGTTATTCTTTGAGGTTGTGTAAAGGTCAGGACGACTCTG TCTGCCCCAAATCAGACACACGCATCGTTGGAGGAACCCACTCCTCCTTGAGAGAGTGGCCTTGGCAGGTCAGCCTGCAAGTGAAGCTCAAGGAGCAGAGCCACGTGTGCGGAGGGGCCATCATTAGACGCCAGTGGGTCCTAACTGCTGCCCACTGCTTTGACGG GCTTCCCACGTTGGATGTTTGGCGCGTTTATGGTGGCATTTTAAATCTGTCAGAGATAACAAATGAAACACATTTCTCACAAATAAAAGAGATTATTATTCACCAAAATTACAAGCTCTCAGGAACTGGTCATGATATTGCCTTACTAAAACTTGAGCATCCTTTGAATTATACTG AATTCCAAAAAGCAATATGCCTACCTTCTAAAGATGATACAAATAGAATTTATACTGACTGTTGGGTGACTGGATGGGGCTTCACAGAGGAAAAAG GTACAATCCAAAATACCCTACAGAAGGCAAATATTCCTTTGGTAACAAATGAAGAATGCCAGAGAAGTTATAGAGATTATGAAATAACCAAACAGATGATCTGTGCTGGCTATAAAGAAGGAGGAAAAGATGCCTGTAAG GGAGATTCAGGCGGTCCCTTCGTGTGTAAACACAACAAAATGTGGCATTTGGTGGGCATCACCAGTTGGGGGGAAGGCTGTGCCCGCAGGGAACAACCAGGCGTCTACACCAAAGTTGCTGAGTACATGGACTGGATTTTAGAGAAAATACGGGATGGTGATGACTGA
- the KLKB1 gene encoding plasma kallikrein isoform X2 has translation MTQTKVCHQDIHEGIDMRGVNFNVSRVKSAEECQDRCTHHIRCQFFTYATQTFHNAEYRNKCLLKYSLQGTPTSIKVVADVASGFSLRPCARSNCGCHRDIFQHLAFSDVDVARVITPDAFVCRTICTYRPDCLFFTFYTNARSPESQRNVCVLKTSQSGTPSAPTPQENAVSGHSLLTCKQTLPEPCHSKVYSGVAFEGEELNVTFVKGVNVCQETCTKMIRCQFFTYSLLPEDCRGDKCKCSLRLSLDGAPTRITYGTRASSGYSLRLCKGQDDSVCPKSDTRIVGGTHSSLREWPWQVSLQVKLKEQSHVCGGAIIRRQWVLTAAHCFDGLPTLDVWRVYGGILNLSEITNETHFSQIKEIIIHQNYKLSGTGHDIALLKLEHPLNYTEFQKAICLPSKDDTNRIYTDCWVTGWGFTEEKGTIQNTLQKANIPLVTNEECQRSYRDYEITKQMICAGYKEGGKDACKGDSGGPFVCKHNKMWHLVGITSWGEGCARREQPGVYTKVAEYMDWILEKIRDGDD, from the exons ATGACACAGACAAAAG tttgcCACCAAGACATTCATGAAGGAATTGATATGAGAGGAGTCAATTTTAATGTATCTAGGGTTAAAAGTGCTGAAGAATGCCAGGACAGATGCACCCATCACATTCGCTGCCAGTTTTTCACATATGCTACACAAACATTTCACAATGCGGAGTACCG GAACAAGTGCCTATTAAAGTACAGTCTGCAAGGAACACCCACCAGTATAAAGGTGGTGGCTGACGTGGCATCTGGATTCTCTCTGAGGCCCTGTGCACGCTCAAATTGTG GTTGCCACAGGGACATTTTCCAACATCTCGCCTTTTCCGACGTGGACGTTGCCAGAGTCATCACTCCAGATGCATTTGTGTGTCGAACCATTTGCACCTATCGCCCCGACTGCCTCTTCTTTACTTTCTACACAAATGCACGGAGCCCCGAGTCACAGCG AAATGTTTGTGTCCTTAAGACCTCCCAAAGCGGGACACCGAGTGCCCCCACTCCTCAGGAAAACGCCGTATCTGGACATAGCCTCTTAACGTGCAAACAAACTTTGCCTG AGCCCTGCCACTCCAAAGTTTACTCAGGAGTTGCTTTTGAAGGGGAAGAACTGAATGTGACCTTCGTTAAAGGAGTGAATGTTTGCCAGGAGACTTGTACAAAGATGATCCGCTGTCAGTTCTTTACTTATTCTTTACTCCCAGAAGACTGTAGAGGAGACAA GTGTAAGTGCTCCTTAAGATTATCTTTGGATGGTGCCCCAACTAGGATTACTTATGGGACACGAGCGAGCTCTGGTTATTCTTTGAGGTTGTGTAAAGGTCAGGACGACTCTG TCTGCCCCAAATCAGACACACGCATCGTTGGAGGAACCCACTCCTCCTTGAGAGAGTGGCCTTGGCAGGTCAGCCTGCAAGTGAAGCTCAAGGAGCAGAGCCACGTGTGCGGAGGGGCCATCATTAGACGCCAGTGGGTCCTAACTGCTGCCCACTGCTTTGACGG GCTTCCCACGTTGGATGTTTGGCGCGTTTATGGTGGCATTTTAAATCTGTCAGAGATAACAAATGAAACACATTTCTCACAAATAAAAGAGATTATTATTCACCAAAATTACAAGCTCTCAGGAACTGGTCATGATATTGCCTTACTAAAACTTGAGCATCCTTTGAATTATACTG AATTCCAAAAAGCAATATGCCTACCTTCTAAAGATGATACAAATAGAATTTATACTGACTGTTGGGTGACTGGATGGGGCTTCACAGAGGAAAAAG GTACAATCCAAAATACCCTACAGAAGGCAAATATTCCTTTGGTAACAAATGAAGAATGCCAGAGAAGTTATAGAGATTATGAAATAACCAAACAGATGATCTGTGCTGGCTATAAAGAAGGAGGAAAAGATGCCTGTAAG GGAGATTCAGGCGGTCCCTTCGTGTGTAAACACAACAAAATGTGGCATTTGGTGGGCATCACCAGTTGGGGGGAAGGCTGTGCCCGCAGGGAACAACCAGGCGTCTACACCAAAGTTGCTGAGTACATGGACTGGATTTTAGAGAAAATACGGGATGGTGATGACTGA
- the F11 gene encoding coagulation factor XI, with protein sequence MILLYQMVHFILFASVSGECVTKLFKDTCFEGGDITTVFTPSAKHCQIVCTHHARCLLFTFMAESSSADPTKWFTCILKDSVTETLPRVNMTGAISGYSFKQCPHQISACHRNVYMDLDMKGMNYNGSVTKSAQECQERCTNDRHCHFFTYATRRFPSVEHRNTCLLKYTQLGTPSRITKLNNVVSGFSLKSCARSNLACIRDIFPSTAFADSNIDSAMAPDAFVCRSICTHYPSCLFFTFFSQEWPKESERNLCLLKTSESGLPSTRFKKNGALSGFSLQACRHSVPVFCHPSFYHNADFLGEELDIVEVNGHKACQKACTNAIRCQFFTYSPSQASCNGWEGKCYLKLSANGSPTKILYGRGGISGYTLRLCKMDNECTTKIKPRIVGGTRSAPGEWPWQVTLHTTEPTQRHLCGGAIIGSQWILTAAHCFKQVESPRILRVYSSILNQSEIKEDTSFFGVQEIIIHDQYKMAESGYDIALLKLETIMNYTDSQRPICLPSKGDRNVIYTDCWVTGWGYRKLRDKIQNTLQKANIPLVTNEECQTNYRAYKITDKMICAGYKEGGKDACKGDSGGPLSCKYNEIWHLVGITSWGEGCGQRERPGVYTNVVEYVDWILEKTQAV encoded by the exons atgattttATTATATCAAATggtacatttcattttatttgcctcAGTTTCTGGTG AATGTGTGACTAAGCTGTTCAAAGATACCTGCTTTGAAGGAGGAGACATAACTACTGTTTTTACGCCAAGCGCCAAGCACTGCCAAATTGTCTGCACCCACCACGCAAGGTGTTTGCTCTTcacttttatggctgaatcatcATCTGCAGATCCTACCAAATG gtttaCTTGTATCCTGAAAGACAGTGTCACAGAAACATTGCCAAGAGTGAATATGACAGGAGCAATTTCTGGATATTCTTTCAAGCAATGCCCACACCAAATAAGTG CTTGCCACAGAAATGTTTATATGGACCTGGACATGAAGGGCATGAACTACAATGGCTCTGTTACCAAGAGTGCTCAGGAATGCCAAGAGAGATGCACGAATGACCGGCACTGTCACTTTTTTACATACGCAACAAGGAGGTTTCCCAGTGTAGAGCACCG taaCACTTGTCTATTGAAGTACACCCAATTGGGGACACCATCCAGAATAACGAAGCTAAATAATGTGGTGTCTGGATTTTCGTTGAAGTCCTGTGCGCGTTCTAATCTgg CGTGTATTAGGGACATTTTCCCCAGCACGGCGTTCGCGGACAGCAACATTGACAGTGCCATGGCTCCAGATGCCTTTGTCTGTCGCAGTATTTGTACTCACTATCccagttgtttgttttttaccttcttttctcAAGAATGGCCAAAAGAATCTGAAAG AAATCTTTGTCTCCTTAAAACATCTGAAAGTGGATTACCAAGCACACGCTTTAAAAAGAACGGAGCTCTTTCTGGCTTTAGTCTGCAAGCCTGCAGGCACAGCGTCCCAG TGTTCTGCCACCCTTCGTTTTACCATAATGCTGATTTCTTGGGAGAAGAACTGGACATAGTTGAAGTGAACGGGCACAAAGCCTGCCAGAAAGCATGTACCAACGCCATCCGCTGCCAGTTCTTCACCTACTCCCCATCGCAAGCATCTTGCAACGGATGGGA GGGTAAATGTTACTTAAAACTTTCTGCAAATGGATCTCCAACTAAAATACTTTATGGGAGAGGAGGCATTTCTGGATATACACTGAGGTTATGCAAAATGGATAATG AGTGTACAACCAAAATCAAGCCTAGAATTGTTGGAGGAACACGATCTGCTCCTGGTGAGTGGCCGTGGCAGGTAACTTTGCATACCACGGAACCCACCCAGAGACACCTGTGTGGAGGCGCCATCATTGGAAGCCAGTGGATATTAACAGCTGCTCATTGTTTCAAACA GGTAGAGTCGCCTAGAATTTTGCGTGTCTATAGCAGCATTTTAAAtcaatcagaaataaaagaagacacaTCCTTCTTTGGGGTTCAAGAAATAATAATTCATGATCAATATAAAATGGCAGAAAGCGGGTATGATATTGCCTTGCTGAAACTGGAAACGATAATGAATTACACGG attccCAGCGACCCATATGCCTACCTTCCAAAGGAGATCGAAATGTAATATATACTGATTGCTGGGTGACTGGATGGGGATACAGAAAATTAAGAG acaaaatacaaaatactctCCAGAAAGCTAATATACCCTTGGTGACAAATGAAGAATGCCAGACAAACTACAGAGCATATAAAATAACTGATAAGATGATCTGTGCAGGTTATAAAGAAGGAGGAAAGGATGCTTGTAAG GGAGATTCAGGGGGGCCGCTGTCCTGTAAATACAATGAGATCTGGCATTTGGTGGGCATCACAAGTTGGGGCGAAGGCTGCGGACAAAGGGAACGGCCAGGTGTATACACCAATGTGGTGGAGTATGTGGACTGGATTTTGGAGAAAACTCAAGCAGTGTGA